In Podospora pseudopauciseta strain CBS 411.78 chromosome 2 map unlocalized CBS411.78m_2, whole genome shotgun sequence, the genomic stretch TCCTTCGCGCGCGGCCGGCACCGCAAGCAAGCGCCCCAGAAGTCCCACATCGATCGCACAGCGCGACCGGAACAGCTCCAAGTTCGGCAACTTTGGGAGCTTGCCTTCGTCAAACTCTAAACCCATCTCCTGGGAGTGGAGAGGGTGTCTCGCCTCAGCCCCGTCCATGACGGTGAATAGGTAATTGTGGGCAATTACCGGGTTCATCGTCATGATCTCGATCTTTTCCATGCTCTCCGTCATGGGGGGAAAGATGCGAGGCAGGAGAATGGTCCCCTGGGTGTGGGCTTCGATGCCCATTGCCGGACCGAACGAAGCGTGCTTGAGCTGTCGCCAGCCCTGGGGAGTGGGTTGACCGGGCGTCCACTCGAGCTGGAAGCCGTTCAAGCAGAACGCTTCCAGATTCGGCGTGGACGCCACGATCTCTGGCATTCGGAGCACGTGCTCCTCGGTGCTGGTGCCGGCCATGTCGATGTCGACCCATAAGCTCCGGAGCTTTGGCATCCTCACGGCCTTGATCGCCCGCTCAGGCTTGCTGCCAGTTTGGACGAGGTCTAGAACCTCAAGCGTGTCCTTTGACAAATCTAGAAGTTGGACCAACAATGAGACTGGGGCCTGGTAGCCGTCCAGTGAAAGTTGGGCCAATCCAAGCTTTTGACTAGGACTGGGAGCTGGGTCCAACTCCTGGATGGTGTCGCAGCGGTGCGGGGCCGCagttttgatgatgaggcaTTGAAGGTTGGGAAGGCCAAAGAGAAGCATGTAAAGACGCTTGGCAGAGAACCCAAAGCCTGATACTTCGTCTATGGTCAAGCTCTTCACTCCCTGGTGCCCCCTCAACCATGTGGCAAAAACACGGTTGCCAGGATTGCGCGGCTGGGCAAGACGAACTTCTTCCCAGAGCAACGTATCGTGCTTAATGATACGGTTCCATTTTTTGCTGACTCTGAGGGAGCGGATGACGTCGGAGGTGTCCAGGTGAGAGAAGATCTGGCGGAGGAGTTCGAGTGGCAGTTTGGCTGCAGGGTCGCGAAGAGAGTTTTGGAGCTTCAGGCTGTGAGCCATGCGCATGAGAATCTGGTCGTATTCGTCATGGGCGTCATTGCGGTACTTTTCGGAGGTATTGTTCAGGCCGGCCTGAACAAGTTTCTTCATGAAAATATATaggcgggcggtggtgagccCAGCATCCTTCTCGAGGGTTGCGAGTGTTCTCGCAACCTTAGGGTTGACTCTCTTGGCtttctttccctcttttTCGAGCTTAAGGATGAGCCGGATGGTCTTTGCGACGCGGCAATAGCCCTTTGACAGTTGTTAGTGATTTTTCCTGCAACTGGTCGACAAAAGAGACTTACAGCAGCAGAGATTGGGCGAAGGCGAATTATTCCGAGACCGGTCGTGATGGCAGAAACATAATGACCCTCAGTCTCCAAGGATTCGGTGAGGAGATCTATTGCCTCGAGATGTTTGGGCGATgaacaagaaggccaagCAAAACCGCAAGAACAAGGACTATTCGCAACATCGTAGATTGCGTCGAGATCCTTACTCCGGACGCCATTGACGAATTGCTTCAGATGGCAAGACTTGTCTTTGCCATGCCGGAGTTGCTTTGTGTTGCCCTTGTTGCAGCTACAAAAATCAATGGCCTGTTGATTGTTAGAAGGGAGTCTTAAATAAGATGCCGATCTTGTGCGAAGTGAACCTACCGCGAGGATATCACCGATGGCTTCCTTGATCTCTTTCTTGGAGATAGAGGCACGCGCCTTGTTCAAGAGGTTCTCGATAGTCTGTTCGGACTGAGTCGTGCCGGAGGAACCAGAAGTCTCGGCCATCGTGAAGAAGGACGTCTGTGGAGCTGTGATGTTGGGAAAGAAAGTAGATTCCGAGAGAGACAGCAAAT encodes the following:
- a CDS encoding uncharacterized protein (EggNog:ENOG503P4HR), which gives rise to MAETSGSSGTTQSEQTIENLLNKARASISKKEIKEAIGDILAAIDFCSCNKGNTKQLRHGKDKSCHLKQFVNGVRSKDLDAIYDVANSPCSCGFAWPSCSSPKHLEAIDLLTESLETEGHYVSAITTGLGIIRLRPISAAGYCRVAKTIRLILKLEKEGKKAKRVNPKVARTLATLEKDAGLTTARLYIFMKKLVQAGLNNTSEKYRNDAHDEYDQILMRMAHSLKLQNSLRDPAAKLPLELLRQIFSHLDTSDVIRSLRVSKKWNRIIKHDTLLWEEVRLAQPRNPGNRVFATWLRGHQGVKSLTIDEVSGFGFSAKRLYMLLFGLPNLQCLIIKTAAPHRCDTIQELDPAPSPSQKLGLAQLSLDGYQAPVSLLVQLLDLSKDTLEVLDLVQTGSKPERAIKAVRMPKLRSLWVDIDMAGTSTEEHVLRMPEIVASTPNLEAFCLNGFQLEWTPGQPTPQGWRQLKHASFGPAMGIEAHTQGTILLPRIFPPMTESMEKIEIMTMNPVIAHNYLFTVMDGAEARHPLHSQEMGLEFDEGKLPKLPNLELFRSRCAIDVGLLGRLLAVPAAREGSLRVLELAVEQRWAVRQRHLWCPVVGLESIVVPAEAFVWMESEKIEHLGLYFFNYAGFAFQYGQRFNGQPFLDWLDKFPALNSVSVYPDWPGEGVMPFIGKLILHPRVKKIFQDSLRTGYEWDEACLLAVQRSVDLYHCDFNVPYGPSLFKNW